From the Juglans microcarpa x Juglans regia isolate MS1-56 chromosome 3D, Jm3101_v1.0, whole genome shotgun sequence genome, the window gaactccacaacaaaatggagttgttgaaagaaaacatcaacatttATTAAACATAGCTAGAGCTTTAATGTTACAAGCAAACTTGCCTCTAACTTTTTGGAGTGACTGTGTGTTGACTGCAGCGTATATTATAAATCGAATTCCAACCCCtcttcttcaaaacaaaacacattttGAAATGTTATTTCACAAACTACCTAATCTTTCTCATTTAAAAGTTTTTGGCTGCTTATGCTTTGCATCTACACTTACTAATCACAGACAAAAGTTTGATCTAAGGGCTACTAAATGTCTATTTTTAGGATATCCCTCTGATGTCAAAGGTTACAAACTCATGGACTTGAACAcaaacaaaatttgaatatCCAGAAatgttgtgtttcatgaaaCCAATTTTCCATTCAAAGCTCTCCCACTTAACTCTGAATTTTTGTTTCCTCATTCAGAGTTTCAACATGATCTTATCTATCCTGGTCTGAATGTACACTTAGCAACTTCCAATGAAccaatttcatctcatataaataATCCTCTCTCTTCTGATATGAACATACCTTCACTAATCTCTAAGGAACCAGTTTCATCTCAGATAAACACTAATCACCACCAAACTGATTCGCCTGATTTACATACTAGAAAATCAACCAGAATTAAACAACCACCAAAATTTTTGCAGGATTATTATTGTAGTATTGCCTCATTGTTTCCTTATGCAAACAATCCATCTACTTCTACTAGTTGCTCCTCTAACACAGGTAATTTCTATCCTatatcttcctttctttctgcTAGTAGACTTTCAGTACCACACAAAGCCTTCTTAGCTTCTATTTCTGCTTCTCAAGAATCCAAAACATACAAACAAGCTGCAAAATTACCTGAATGGCAAGTTGCTATGAAAAATGAACTTGATGCTTTAGAGTTAAACAAAACTTGGAAACTTGTTACTCTACCTAAAAAAAACAGACCATaggttgtaaatgggtttttCGAGTTAAATACAAGGCTGATGGAACTATAGAAAGACACAAAACAAGATTGGTAGCTAAAGGCTATACTCAACAAGAAAGTTTAGACTTCTTTGACACTTTTTCTCCAGTGGCAAAAATTACTTCCATTCGATTATTATTGGTTGTTGCTGCAATTAAAGGTTGACACATTCACCAATCGGATGTGAATAATGCATTCTTACATGGTGAATTACATGAAGAAGTCTATATGGAAGTGCCTCCTGGATTGACTACCTCACAGTCCAACACAGTTTGCAAACTTTTAAAGAGTCTTTATGGCTTGAAGCAGGCCTCTCGATAATGGTTTGCAAAGCTTTCTCATGCACTTCTTGATTATGGCTTCCTTCAAGGCAATTATGATTGTTAACTGTTTATCAAGAAAACTACTACTTCCTTCATAGCATTACTAGTTTATGTAAATGATGTTCTACTAGCTAGTGataatttgtttgaaattaaaaaactcaAGGCCTTTTTGCATGACAAGTTTACCATTAAAGACTTGGGGGAACTTAAGTACTTCCTTGGATTGGAAGTAGCTAGATCAAGGTCTGGAATTTCACTTTGTCAAAGAAAGTATGCTTTAGACATACTTCAAGATACGGGGTCTCATTGGTTCCAAGCCAGCTGCATTTCCAATGGAATCCAACCTTAAGCTCACTGCAAATGACCCAAATCTTTATGAGGATGCTTCAGCCTACAGAAGGCTAGTTGGCAGATTACTATATTTAACAATCACAAGGCCTGATATTGCCTATGTTGTTCAAGTTCTCAGCCAATTTCTTGCCAAACTAGTTGTCTCTCATTATCAAGCAGCTATTCGAGTACTTAGGTACTTAAAAGCAACACCACGCCAAGGGCtgttcttctcttcttcttcagactTAAAGCTTAAAGCTTTTTCAGATAGTGACTGGGCAGGTTGTATAGATACTCGAAGAAGTATTATAGGCTTTGCTATTTTTCTAGGAGATTCATTAATCTCATGGAAATCTAAGAAGCAAGCTACAATTAGTCGATCATCTGCAGAAGCAGAATACAAGGCTCTTGTTGCAACTACATGTGAGGTGTAGTGGCTGCTCTATGCTCTACAAGATCTCAATATTGATCATCCTCAGCCAACAATGCTCTACATTGACAACAAATCAGCTCTCTCTATTGCCACTAATCCAGTTTAACATGACATAACAAAGCACATACAAATAGATTTTCATCTTGCTAGGGAAAAGCTGTAGCAAAACATCATCAAGCTTTTTTACATTCCTTCAAGATTACAATTAGCAGACATCTTCACTAAGCCTCTCAGATCATTGCCCTTTCATCATATTCTTAGCAAGATGAACATTCTAAACATCCATGTTCATCTTGAGGGGGGGTGTTGGAGTATAGCCTCTCACATTGGCAAAATGGAATTAAAATCAAAGGAGGAAAAGCTAAAAGTAGAGAAGGCAAATCAGAATTTGTAATTATGTTATTTCAGttatttttctgttatttcTTCAAGTGTATATAAACACTAGTTCACTCATTATGAATTTATCAGATCATTTTTTCATGCAAGGTTtcattttctccttcttttgtTTCTATTCTCGAGCTACATTATGTGctcattagaaaataaaaaaagtaaaaaaataaaaaataaaattctacgTGAGCAGGTGTGTGATATAAAACTTTTGAATAGAGGAACTCATATGGTGCAATATCTtccgataaaaaaataaaataaaattgtagagTACAATTAAATACTAGCtatatgattagaaaaaaaaataatggctatataattaatgagaaataatagttgcagtcgtgaatgTGTAAGCGTcatgcaatcactttaaaaaaagtaaataaatacgtgactcacataaaacaaattaaatttttaataatggaccctacgctttttcaaagtgattacatgACGCTTGCACACCAtacgactatatgtagcattactcgaaGTGATGGCTTATGATcatcacatattaattattttcttacaaaacCCCAACTACGTCGAATGATGTTGTGGAtaataaattatgataaatatgttcattttaaattttgtaagattcataattataacattttaattggtgactttgtatatatgttaatctcttaaatagatatttatttaaaatatgttaggataataaatatgattgatcAGAATGGAAAAATCTAAAATGAGTAATAATGTTTGTGTTAGATTTCTGTCTATTACTGAACAACTCATGTTCTGAAAACCTAAACTCATTACCaagcttattaatttattatttaaattttttttattttactatttgaatttgaattaaaaatatcagaatATGACCTTCTTTTATAATTGACTCAGAGATcgcaaaaaaatatcattttttataaaattaaatttattttcaattaaattatatgattacgttagttgatagaatttattttttaccagATTATGCAAGAAAGTCATATTCTGAGATTTTTAGTCCAgatttaaagaataaaagaaaaaaaatagttagataataaaacagtaataaataagatgaaagaatattattattccaAAATTAAGGGGTATAATTTTGGAAATCCTACTTGTTTATATTCAAATTAGCCAATCCACCATCACCACGTACGTGCCCATGTTCACACAGCTTAGGCACCGCAATACAAGccatcttttcttatttttctagaTTGAGCTAAATATGTGAAGGGCTGCTTTCAGATATGTCAATCATCTtcctatcaaaataaaaatatgatttgacATTACATCACACACATCATTtttgacttttcataaatatatataaatatatatatttatatatagatataaatagtaccatatatatgtatattatataactttGATTTGGTGGGTGGAACGTTTCCATACTTAGATGCCTTTAATTTCGACGTACGTGATTTCATTAGTTTAGCTGTCCCAATTTAAATCACAGCTTAACGACGTGTGAGCTTCATGCAACGTCTGCGCGCCGGCCTTAAGCAAATACCAGCTCCCACGTCTCTAAACTCCGGTCCCTCGGCTTCTCGGTCGTACCGTCCCAATATATAGCTCTCTCGGATGATCTCTTTCTCCTGATGATCTATCTGCgtccatatataatataccggAAGTTTCAGAGAATACAGTACTTCTGATCGAGcaaaaacatcacaaattaattGCGTAGGTGGAGTTCTTTGCGAGTCTTCATATTCCGAACAACTTTAATTTGTCCGGTATGTACTTCCCTCTGGCCTCTATAGTTCGCATCTCTCGATCGTATATTAGATGGTTCCGATCAATTTCGATTGATATCTTCAACGTCTCTGTTctctgaaaaaatatatatttgttttgcttGAAATTCAGATATTTGAAGATAATCAGCTTTAGGAGCTTTAAAACCAGCAAGCAATTAGGTGGGGGTATTTTGATCATTCGATCTCGCTCGTTTGATATCAatcttcatatatattcttCGATCGATCACGCTAAGTGTGATATATATGAAGAAGGGAGATTCAAGGGTACTGATCATGATCACATGGCTGGCAGTCGTAGGGCTAATTTTCGTGGTGTTTAATGTATATACGATATCAAGAACAAATTATGTCATGACCCATTCAATGATCACCAAGAGTCAAGGCGCTGGTATGCATTCAAAACCCTTGACTAttattctcttcctttttcGAGTGAAATCAAGACTAGCCTTGCATGTCTGACTCAATCTTCACGTCGCctaattttattagtatatctatcgactatatatatatatatatataatccactTGAAATCCTCATGAAGTTTGGACAAGATTAATTTGAGGGATCTTTTCCCATGTTGCTGAAGAATTCATGTTGTATTTCAATAACTCTAGGGTAGTAATATATAGAAGAGTTTTactatataaaagtaaatttgcgtaccaatctgagTACTAATGTTGTTacattcatattctaaatttaaattagcattgttttcaataaaatctattttttgacTAATCATATTTAATGGATGCGGGTATTAATGTAcaaaatcgcttacaattaaatttttcctatATTAGAATATTTGGAGGAAAGAATCttgaaagatatttataatcctGTTTGGATTTCTTTAAGTGATCAAGGAAATCATATATCTATgagaatattcttttttaacacATTCCAAATTACATTCTTTCCTTATATATTGTATCGTGTAATAttattcacattctgttttaaCACATTCCATGGTTGCAGATACAAACCGCTCGGTACCCAAATCAATTAGCCATCATGAGGAAAAACACATGATTACAGCAAAAGATATCAGCTGCAACCGAGCCCACAATTTCTACGACATCTGTTCGATCAAGGGCCCAACAGTTCTGGACCCCACCATCTCCACATTCTTTCAAATGGACCCCATCAACTCAACCCCACAAAAGCCCTTGGTAGAAAAAGTCCGACCCTACGCCCGAAAGTGGGAGAATTTCACAATGTCCCGGATCAAAGAGGTCACCCTTGTTTCAGGCCCGCCATTCACAAAATGTCAAGTGCAACACAAGGCCCCCGCTCTGGTATTCAGCGCCGGTGGGTACACCGGAAACTTCTTCCATGAGTTCAACGACGGCTTCATCCCACTCTACATCACCATCAACACGATCTTCCCCGACCAAGACATCGTACTCGTGATATCCAAGGCTCGTGATTGGTGGGTCAGCAAGTACTCTGAACTGTTGCGTGCTTTCAGCAAGTACCCTATCGTAAACCTGGATAATGATACATCCACCCATTGTTTTCCTTCTGCCAGTGTGGGCATGATCTCGCATGGCTTCATGACTATCGCCCCTAAACTGATCCCAAACTCAAAGACCTTCACCCATTTCCGGGCCTTCCTTCACAAAGCCTATGGCCAAAACCGCAAGGTCCAAAACCATCTCTCTGTGTCTACCCCTAAAAAGTCTCGGCCACTTCTTGTTTTGCTTGGTCGCAGTGGCCGGGGCGTAGGCCGCCTGCTCTTGAACCAAAACGAAGTGAAACTCGAAGCAGAAAAGGTTGGTTTTAGTGTCGTTGTTTTCGAGCCAACGGCTGGAACAGCTTTGAGAGAGGCTTATGCGTTGGTAAACTCGAGTCATGCAATGGTGGGAATACATGGTGCAGCGCTCACGCATTCGTTGTTTCTGCGGCCTGGCTCGGTGCTTGTGCAAGTGGTGCCGCTTGGGGCGGAATGGGTATCGCGTGTGTGCTTCGAGATATCTGCTAGGGCCATGGGGTTAGAGTACATGGAGTATAGGATAAAAGCGGAGGAGAGTAGTTTGATGGAGAAATACAGCAAGGATGAACCGATAATAAAAGACCCTGTTGCTTTCCGAGGAAGGAATTGGTCCCCTGAGATAATGAGCATATATTTGAAGGAACAGAACGTTAGGTTAGATTTGGTTAGGTTTAGGGAGTACTTGAAGGAAGTGTACGTGAAAGCAAAAGTATTCATGGACAAGGAGGGATAATAATGTGGGTTCTGGTATTAATCGGCCCGATCAAAATCAAGGACGTAAActacctttttctttctttttgtagttgttgattcattttttaacttatttgtagaatatttataaagagatctgactctgattctgagtGAAGAAGCAACGCATTTGTCAAAGATTCGGCGAATTATTTAACTTCCTGATCATCATGGGCCAAAAAACTCGACAAAAAATCAGCATAGTGCAACTCATGTGCATGTATAAATCCCATGCATCGATCTCAACCTTCATATATTCAGAAGAGGGTAGCaagcttatataaatatatatatatatatatagcactatTGCTACTTGAATTCTGTGATAGGTACTGATGACAGTGATCATGCCAGCTTGGCAATGGCTTCCAACGCTTAATCAATTAGCTTTATTGTCGCACACGATACTTAAAGTAATCTTCCTCTTGTTTTATAATATCCGTGTTAAACCGATCCAATTTATGCCAATTGTTTGAATTGAGAGagctttttaatttattcatttcatttaattattataatttttttaaattctcgtacaaaatacaataaaaaatttaactttttcaaattacaaaataaaaataatattaaaaaatagtattaaaaaataatattataataatattttattcaattttcaactttcatctcatctcaatttattgtCCAAACCTTCCCTTAATTAAGCACGCTCTAAATTAGTTCAGTCAGCTAGTGCATCTAATGTCCCAGCATAATATTAGTTTaatcaaagataaatatatatattgacgcAAGATAGAATAAGAACTATTCTAACGGTTAGTTAATCAACAATAactaaaatagagaaaaaaactcTAAGAGTATGGCTTattcataaaagttaaaaactaatCTTGGAACCCACTTCTCTAGGCTAAAGGGATTTCGACCCCCCAATTTACAGTGAGATACGAGATATCATGACAGACTGTAAATCtcattatagtggatttgctCTCCAAAAGACCCATGGATGTAGGCCCTGTGTTGAACTACGTAAATCTGCGTGTCTCCCTCTCTATTTATATTCTCTATATTCTTTTCCTAAAATTGTTGGGGATGTACGTGTGGGCACCGTACTGACGTCCCAAACGATCATTGTGGGCTTCAGACCGCCTTATCAAGGCCTGCGCCACCTCTGTGGCTCAGGAATGACTCTTTCGCCTTTTCTGCCTATTGGGCAATTTCACGTTTCAACAGATCAGACTAATACAGTACTAGATGCTTATGGCTAGACATCATTTGGTCGTTGTTGGAGATTTATGGTTCGTTTGGATACATATAATATCTTGGtgtatttgtgaataatagtgaaatagtttgagttaagatgtatGTCAAGATAGGCTCCTAATGTGATTATAATCGACCAAGACAAGGCAATGAAAGCGGCAATAGCAACAGTTTTTTTGAGGGCCAAGCATAGATTCTGTTTATGGcacattttattcaaattaCCTCACAAGCTGGGATCTTACTCACAATATGATAACTTTAAATGCCCTTtattaaattgtatatattgACTCTTTGAGTTGTCAATAATTTGAATAAATGTGGCACAACATCGTTCAGAGCAATGGTTTAACAGACAGTGAT encodes:
- the LOC121254149 gene encoding xylan glycosyltransferase MUCI21, with translation MKKGDSRVLIMITWLAVVGLIFVVFNVYTISRTNYVMTHSMITKSQGADTNRSVPKSISHHEEKHMITAKDISCNRAHNFYDICSIKGPTVLDPTISTFFQMDPINSTPQKPLVEKVRPYARKWENFTMSRIKEVTLVSGPPFTKCQVQHKAPALVFSAGGYTGNFFHEFNDGFIPLYITINTIFPDQDIVLVISKARDWWVSKYSELLRAFSKYPIVNLDNDTSTHCFPSASVGMISHGFMTIAPKLIPNSKTFTHFRAFLHKAYGQNRKVQNHLSVSTPKKSRPLLVLLGRSGRGVGRLLLNQNEVKLEAEKVGFSVVVFEPTAGTALREAYALVNSSHAMVGIHGAALTHSLFLRPGSVLVQVVPLGAEWVSRVCFEISARAMGLEYMEYRIKAEESSLMEKYSKDEPIIKDPVAFRGRNWSPEIMSIYLKEQNVRLDLVRFREYLKEVYVKAKVFMDKEG